In the genome of Oncorhynchus mykiss isolate Arlee chromosome 18, USDA_OmykA_1.1, whole genome shotgun sequence, one region contains:
- the LOC118936565 gene encoding AP-1 complex subunit sigma-2 isoform X2 has protein sequence MQFMLLFSRQGKLRLQKWYVPLSDKERKKISRDLVQTILARKPKMCSFLEWRDLKIVYKRYASLYFCCAVEDQDNELITLEIIHRYVELLDKYFGSVCELDIIFNFEKAYFILDEFLLGGEAQETSKKNVLKAIEQADLLQEEAEAPRSVLEEIGLT, from the exons atGCAGTTCATGCTGCTGTTCAGTCGGCAGGGTAAGCTGCGGCTGCAGAAGTGGTATGTTCCCCTGTCGgacaaagagaggaagaagatCTCCAGGGACCTGGTCCAGACCATTCTAGCCCGTAAGCCCAAGATGTGTTCCTTCCTGGAGTGGAGGGACCTCAAGATCGTCTACAAgag ATACGCCAGCCTGTATTTCTGCTGTGCGGTGGAAGATCAAGACAATGAGCTCATCACGCTGGAGATCATCCACAGATACGTAGAGCTGCTGGATAAGTACTTTGGCAGT GTGTGTGAGCTGGACATCATCTTTAACTTTGAGAAGGCCTACTTCATCCTGGATGAGTTCCTGCTAGGAGGAGAGGCTCAGGAGACCTCCAAGAAGAACGTACTGAAGGCTATAGAGCAGGCAGACCTGCTGCAGGAG gAAGCTGAAGCCCCACGGAGTGTCCTGGAGGAGATTGGCCTGACATAA
- the LOC118936565 gene encoding AP-1 complex subunit sigma-2 isoform X1, with protein sequence MQFMLLFSRQGKLRLQKWYVPLSDKERKKISRDLVQTILARKPKMCSFLEWRDLKIVYKRYASLYFCCAVEDQDNELITLEIIHRYVELLDKYFGSVCELDIIFNFEKAYFILDEFLLGGEAQETSKKNVLKAIEQADLLQEDAKEAEAPRSVLEEIGLT encoded by the exons atGCAGTTCATGCTGCTGTTCAGTCGGCAGGGTAAGCTGCGGCTGCAGAAGTGGTATGTTCCCCTGTCGgacaaagagaggaagaagatCTCCAGGGACCTGGTCCAGACCATTCTAGCCCGTAAGCCCAAGATGTGTTCCTTCCTGGAGTGGAGGGACCTCAAGATCGTCTACAAgag ATACGCCAGCCTGTATTTCTGCTGTGCGGTGGAAGATCAAGACAATGAGCTCATCACGCTGGAGATCATCCACAGATACGTAGAGCTGCTGGATAAGTACTTTGGCAGT GTGTGTGAGCTGGACATCATCTTTAACTTTGAGAAGGCCTACTTCATCCTGGATGAGTTCCTGCTAGGAGGAGAGGCTCAGGAGACCTCCAAGAAGAACGTACTGAAGGCTATAGAGCAGGCAGACCTGCTGCAGGAG GATGCCAAA gAAGCTGAAGCCCCACGGAGTGTCCTGGAGGAGATTGGCCTGACATAA